A window of Candidatus Palauibacter soopunensis contains these coding sequences:
- a CDS encoding DUF4342 domain-containing protein, producing the protein MTEEHRVPGENLVRKIKEIIREGNVRRISIRNEDGKELIEVPLSIGVVGTLMLPAWAAIGAIAALVTNCSIVVERDEPEGETNQYPVSADDEGDG; encoded by the coding sequence ATGACCGAGGAACACAGAGTGCCGGGTGAGAACCTCGTCCGGAAGATCAAGGAGATCATCCGGGAGGGGAACGTCCGCCGCATCTCGATCCGGAACGAGGACGGGAAGGAGCTCATCGAGGTGCCGCTCTCCATCGGCGTAGTGGGCACGTTGATGCTGCCCGCCTGGGCGGCGATCGGCGCCATCGCCGCGCTCGTCACGAACTGCTCGATCGTCGTCGAACGCGACGAACCCGAGGGAGAAACGAACCAATACCCGGTGTCCGCCGACGACGAGGGCGACGGATAA
- a CDS encoding PQQ-dependent dehydrogenase, methanol/ethanol family, translating to MNAAAVGLAWEYPWQSHVGSVHWGLEATPVVVDGVMYSPGPWGSVAALDAATGEPVWRYDPQVDPSYTRKGCCGPINRGLEVWEGRVYVGTFDGWLVALEAATGEEIWRVDTFIDRSLSYTSTGSPQIAGDVVVLGNAGGDFGVRGYITAYDVETGEEAWRFFTVPGDPGDGFEHPELEAAAATWDPDSAWEGGLGGTVWGEMAYDPALDLLYVGTGNSYPYPIWHRSPSGGDNLYLVSILAIDPKTGRLVWHYQTVPAEIWDYTATQNIILSTVTIDGRPRDVLLQAPKNGFFYVLDRATGELLQAENFVTVTWAHGIDLETGRPIPNPAADYRDEPRVVFPSSAGGHNWQPMSFNPETGIAYIPAREQAMLWRSLAEFDHRPEVAYEGFTASWPPFPEEFAHLADGLPDIGPNEFLLAWDPVAGRELWRVPRGSMWNGGTLVTGGNLVIQGTAAGTLDFHQADTGARIHSIHLGTGVMAGPMTYEVDGVQYIAVMAGYGGPRGSAYPLGSAAYDYDSAGRLLVFRLDGREVPLPPAQIVPTTPEPPDLALDAARVRRGAELFGIHCGICHRASDEHLSAYPDLRRMDGGAWESFDAVVLGGALAVNGMAAFGDLLSMEDVTAIRHYLTSEQRRLWEAESAGAGR from the coding sequence ATGAACGCGGCCGCCGTGGGTCTCGCCTGGGAGTATCCGTGGCAGTCCCACGTCGGCTCCGTGCACTGGGGGCTCGAGGCCACCCCAGTCGTCGTCGACGGCGTCATGTATTCGCCGGGACCCTGGGGCAGCGTCGCGGCGCTCGACGCGGCGACGGGCGAACCGGTGTGGCGCTACGACCCGCAGGTCGACCCGAGCTACACGCGAAAGGGCTGCTGCGGCCCGATCAACCGCGGACTGGAGGTGTGGGAAGGCCGCGTCTACGTCGGCACCTTCGACGGCTGGCTGGTGGCGCTCGAGGCGGCGACGGGCGAGGAGATCTGGCGCGTCGACACCTTCATCGACCGGTCCCTCTCCTACACGAGCACCGGGTCGCCGCAGATCGCCGGTGACGTCGTGGTCCTCGGCAACGCCGGCGGCGACTTCGGCGTGCGCGGGTACATTACGGCCTACGACGTCGAGACCGGCGAGGAGGCGTGGCGCTTCTTCACCGTTCCCGGCGATCCGGGCGACGGCTTCGAGCACCCGGAGTTGGAGGCGGCCGCCGCGACATGGGATCCCGATTCGGCCTGGGAGGGAGGACTCGGGGGCACCGTGTGGGGAGAGATGGCGTACGATCCCGCGCTCGATCTTCTCTACGTGGGCACGGGAAACTCCTACCCCTACCCGATCTGGCACCGAAGCCCGTCGGGCGGCGACAACCTCTACCTCGTCTCCATCCTCGCGATCGATCCGAAGACGGGTCGCCTCGTCTGGCACTACCAGACGGTGCCGGCCGAGATCTGGGACTACACCGCGACGCAGAACATCATCCTGAGCACGGTCACGATCGACGGCCGCCCGCGCGACGTCCTGCTCCAGGCTCCGAAGAACGGCTTCTTCTACGTGCTCGACCGCGCCACGGGCGAACTTCTGCAGGCGGAGAACTTCGTGACCGTCACCTGGGCACACGGGATCGATCTCGAGACGGGTCGGCCGATCCCGAACCCCGCCGCGGACTATCGCGACGAACCGCGCGTCGTTTTCCCCTCCTCCGCGGGTGGGCACAACTGGCAGCCGATGTCCTTCAATCCGGAGACGGGCATCGCCTACATCCCCGCCCGCGAACAAGCCATGCTGTGGCGCTCGCTGGCCGAGTTCGACCATCGCCCCGAGGTCGCGTACGAAGGCTTCACGGCCTCCTGGCCGCCGTTCCCCGAGGAGTTCGCGCACCTCGCCGACGGTCTTCCCGATATCGGCCCGAACGAGTTTCTTCTCGCGTGGGACCCCGTCGCGGGGCGCGAGTTATGGCGGGTTCCGCGCGGCAGCATGTGGAACGGGGGCACTCTCGTAACGGGCGGGAACCTCGTCATCCAGGGGACGGCGGCGGGGACGCTCGACTTCCATCAGGCCGACACCGGCGCGCGCATCCACAGCATCCATCTCGGCACCGGCGTCATGGCGGGGCCCATGACGTACGAGGTCGACGGCGTGCAGTACATCGCGGTCATGGCGGGCTACGGCGGGCCGAGGGGCTCCGCCTATCCGCTCGGCTCGGCGGCGTACGACTACGACAGCGCGGGGCGGCTGCTCGTCTTCAGGCTCGATGGCCGGGAGGTGCCGCTACCCCCCGCGCAGATCGTGCCGACCACGCCGGAACCGCCGGATCTCGCACTCGACGCGGCCAGGGTCCGGCGCGGGGCGGAACTCTTCGGGATCCACTGCGGCATCTGTCACCGGGCCTCGGACGAACACCTCTCCGCCTATCCCGATCTGCGCCGCATGGATGGCGGCGCGTGGGAGAGTTTCGACGCCGTGGTGCTGGGCGGCGCGCTCGCCGTGAACGGCATGGCGGCCTTTGGCGACCTTCTCTCGATGGAGGACGTGACCGCGATCCGGCACTATCTCACGAGCGAGCAGAGGCGCCTGTGGGAGGCGGAGTCGGCCGGGGCGGGTCGGTAG
- a CDS encoding TonB-dependent receptor produces MAAAVAAGIRRRLTAGAALAFFYTRAALASFYARAAFVSFYASAPLAAQAQDAIVRGRVLDAETGAPLAGATVLIRDTPLRATTRPDGGFAIPSPSDGAYTLIVVADGFRASERRIEPEASGELSILLERRLFDVPELTVTANRSAARPGEAPVSVAVMSGDELGNRDIVTLDEALPFAQGVIFNSGQMDIRGATGLARGVGSRVLMLLDGHRVLSGVGASIDFSGLPVLDVDQIEIVKGPHSTLWGTNALGGVVNVITKRPSAAPETIVRGYFGLFDTPARHSFTDERLSREGIALQHSRRLGDVGTTLYVAREESDGFRQNGALERWRVRLKTVFPAESANPWEIFVNWTRKDEEEFFTWLSADRPLEVDPTELGDWIRSDDLVLGVTANPIVTPKHRVQIRPHIYHARNQNYFHDNEDFHRSTRIGTDVQWSLFPNRSHALTIGAEGAFTGVTSNFLAPSPDVTDLALFAQDEITFSDRVRGSVGLRLDYHNASAAMEDRFVNPKLGIVYEASDRLSLRGSLSRGYRAPSVSEQFTSTTQFGFRVIPNLELRGESAWAREVGATVHVSDRVWLDAGLFWSDYTDLIEPSPAPNNVFVFQFRNVAEAMVRGVDAGLRIGVIPTRLDLNANYTFLDTRDDRTGRALPYRSRHNFTATASGWRGAVAVDFRHRSRVEQVLAFPLDERSAINLVDLRVRAQILGTRVQAKIENLFQTTYVDVQERSPGPTRSFRLTVTPRF; encoded by the coding sequence TTGGCAGCGGCAGTAGCGGCCGGGATCCGACGACGTCTCACGGCAGGCGCCGCGCTCGCCTTCTTCTACACGCGCGCGGCGCTCGCCTCCTTCTACGCGCGGGCGGCGTTCGTCTCCTTCTACGCGAGCGCCCCGCTCGCCGCCCAGGCCCAGGACGCCATCGTACGCGGCCGTGTCCTCGACGCGGAAACGGGCGCACCGCTCGCCGGCGCCACCGTGCTCATCCGCGACACTCCGTTGCGTGCGACCACGCGGCCCGATGGCGGTTTCGCGATCCCCTCGCCGTCCGATGGGGCCTACACGCTGATCGTGGTCGCGGATGGTTTTCGCGCCTCCGAACGTCGAATCGAGCCCGAGGCGTCCGGAGAACTCAGCATTCTGCTCGAGCGCCGGCTGTTCGACGTTCCCGAGTTGACCGTGACGGCGAACCGATCCGCCGCCCGCCCCGGCGAAGCCCCGGTGAGCGTTGCCGTCATGAGCGGCGACGAACTCGGCAACCGCGACATCGTGACGCTCGACGAAGCGCTTCCGTTCGCGCAGGGTGTGATCTTCAATTCCGGCCAGATGGACATCCGCGGCGCCACCGGTCTGGCGCGGGGCGTTGGGAGCCGCGTTCTCATGCTCCTCGATGGCCACCGCGTGCTCTCCGGCGTGGGCGCATCCATCGATTTCAGCGGTCTGCCCGTGCTGGACGTGGACCAGATCGAGATCGTGAAGGGTCCGCATTCCACGCTGTGGGGGACGAACGCGCTGGGCGGCGTCGTGAACGTGATCACGAAGCGGCCATCCGCGGCGCCCGAGACCATCGTGCGCGGGTACTTCGGCCTCTTCGACACGCCGGCCCGACATTCGTTCACCGACGAGCGGCTGAGCAGGGAAGGGATTGCGCTCCAACATTCCCGGCGCCTCGGCGATGTCGGCACCACCCTGTACGTCGCGCGCGAGGAATCGGACGGGTTCCGGCAGAACGGCGCGCTGGAACGCTGGAGGGTGCGGCTCAAGACCGTCTTCCCGGCGGAATCCGCCAATCCGTGGGAGATCTTCGTCAACTGGACGCGGAAGGACGAGGAGGAGTTCTTCACCTGGCTGTCGGCGGATCGTCCGCTGGAGGTCGATCCGACGGAACTCGGGGACTGGATTCGGTCGGACGACCTCGTCCTCGGTGTGACGGCCAATCCGATCGTCACGCCGAAACATCGCGTGCAGATACGCCCCCACATCTACCACGCGCGGAACCAGAACTACTTCCACGACAACGAGGACTTCCACCGCTCGACGCGCATCGGCACCGATGTCCAGTGGTCTCTCTTCCCCAACCGGTCGCACGCGCTGACGATCGGGGCGGAAGGCGCTTTCACCGGCGTGACCTCGAACTTCCTCGCGCCGTCGCCCGATGTGACGGACCTCGCGCTATTCGCGCAGGATGAGATCACGTTCTCGGACCGGGTTCGCGGCTCGGTGGGCCTGCGACTCGACTACCACAACGCCTCGGCGGCGATGGAGGACCGGTTCGTCAATCCGAAACTCGGGATCGTCTACGAGGCGAGCGACCGGTTGAGCCTTCGGGGGTCCCTCAGCCGCGGATACCGGGCGCCGAGCGTGTCCGAGCAGTTCACTTCGACGACCCAGTTCGGCTTTCGAGTCATCCCCAATCTCGAGTTGCGGGGAGAGTCCGCCTGGGCCCGGGAGGTCGGGGCGACCGTGCACGTGAGCGATCGCGTCTGGCTGGACGCCGGACTCTTCTGGAGCGACTACACGGATCTCATCGAACCGTCGCCGGCGCCCAACAACGTGTTCGTGTTCCAGTTCCGCAACGTCGCCGAAGCCATGGTGCGGGGAGTCGACGCGGGCCTGCGGATCGGCGTGATTCCGACCCGCCTCGACCTCAACGCGAATTACACTTTCCTCGATACCCGGGACGACCGGACCGGGCGCGCGCTCCCCTACCGGTCGCGCCACAACTTCACGGCCACGGCGTCCGGCTGGAGAGGCGCGGTCGCGGTCGACTTCCGCCACCGGAGCCGCGTGGAGCAGGTGCTCGCCTTCCCGCTCGACGAGCGTAGCGCCATCAACCTCGTCGACCTGCGCGTGCGCGCCCAGATTCTGGGGACCCGCGTGCAGGCGAAGATCGAGAACCTGTTCCAGACGACCTACGTGGACGTGCAGGAACGGAGTCCGGGACCCACCCGAAGCTTCCGCCTCACCGTAACTCCCCGCTTCTAG
- a CDS encoding nuclear transport factor 2 family protein, whose translation MLNVMHDSGRRSRRSPGRHAVFAFVIASALPVAPLAAQDDARDEVSATLDALHEAASEADFDRYFSLYAGEAVFLGTDATERWTREEFMDYTKARFDTGTGWTYHMLERHIAIAPGGGTAWFDERLENANLGETRGSGVLVMEEGAWKIAQYNLTIPIPNEMAREVAQRIRALTGG comes from the coding sequence ATGCTGAACGTGATGCACGACTCCGGCCGCCGGTCGCGCCGCTCCCCAGGTCGCCACGCCGTCTTCGCCTTCGTCATCGCGTCGGCGCTGCCAGTCGCGCCCCTCGCCGCGCAGGATGACGCCAGGGACGAAGTCTCCGCGACCCTCGACGCGCTCCACGAGGCCGCCTCGGAGGCCGACTTCGACCGCTACTTCAGCCTCTACGCCGGCGAGGCCGTCTTCCTCGGCACCGACGCGACCGAGCGGTGGACGCGCGAAGAGTTCATGGATTACACGAAGGCCCGCTTCGACACGGGCACGGGCTGGACCTACCACATGCTCGAGCGCCACATCGCGATCGCGCCCGGCGGGGGCACCGCCTGGTTCGACGAGCGCCTCGAGAACGCCAACCTCGGCGAAACGCGCGGCAGCGGCGTGCTCGTGATGGAAGAAGGGGCCTGGAAGATCGCGCAGTACAATCTCACGATCCCGATTCCGAACGAGATGGCCCGCGAGGTCGCCCAGCGGATCCGGGCCCTGACGGGCGGCTGA
- a CDS encoding sodium:solute symporter family protein, whose protein sequence is MEAWVVATGLIFVYLLATIVLGAIANRRMSVDLEDFLLYGRKAGFIVLYLTVVATYHSAFAFLGSGGFFYTHGIGFWAAGAWTVLVGGITYVLGSRIWALGKTFGYITPADLLADFYESDAVRVVTAIVSVLFTILYIQVQAVGLGYILSVASGDRISFELGTLILLVVAAGYLIAGGLRAVYWTDVIQGVWMYVAVWAGALVLAFKLFGGPFELWRQVAAERPDLLTLPGPEGFFTPGMWFGMIVVLSFGIIFQPHLFIRYYTAVSARTIKLLGATTPIYLMTLYIPAALVGLGGALVMPDIAIPDRIFPEMLFAYAPAWLTGAILAGATAAAMSTLDSMLHANMTVLTRDVYQRYIRAGASQNHYILIGRLIVVALLAVGYFLSVSTFDFLVQLVALSGSGALQLMPAVLGVCFPGRHLTTKAGVIAGIGAGLATLCVTLIFVPHPLGLHGGVWGLLVNFIVTFVVSRFTLPPSDVTVSRIHGAVERFVYEGDPA, encoded by the coding sequence ATGGAGGCCTGGGTCGTCGCGACCGGTCTCATCTTCGTGTATCTCCTGGCCACCATCGTGTTGGGGGCGATCGCGAACCGGCGCATGTCGGTGGACCTGGAGGACTTCCTCCTCTACGGACGGAAGGCCGGGTTCATCGTCCTCTATCTCACGGTCGTCGCGACCTACCATTCGGCGTTCGCCTTCCTCGGCTCGGGCGGTTTCTTCTACACGCACGGGATCGGGTTCTGGGCGGCAGGCGCGTGGACGGTGCTCGTCGGCGGGATCACCTACGTGCTCGGGAGCCGGATCTGGGCGCTGGGGAAGACGTTCGGCTACATCACGCCGGCCGATCTCCTGGCGGACTTCTACGAGTCGGATGCCGTGCGCGTCGTGACCGCCATCGTGTCGGTGCTGTTCACGATCCTCTACATCCAGGTCCAGGCCGTGGGGCTGGGCTACATCCTCTCGGTGGCGTCCGGCGACCGGATCTCGTTCGAACTGGGGACGCTGATCCTGCTCGTGGTCGCCGCGGGCTACCTCATCGCGGGGGGACTGCGCGCGGTCTACTGGACGGACGTGATCCAGGGCGTGTGGATGTACGTCGCCGTGTGGGCGGGCGCCCTCGTGCTCGCCTTCAAGCTGTTCGGCGGACCGTTCGAGCTGTGGCGGCAAGTGGCGGCGGAGCGGCCCGATCTGCTGACGCTTCCGGGGCCGGAGGGGTTCTTCACGCCGGGGATGTGGTTCGGGATGATCGTCGTGCTGTCGTTCGGGATCATCTTCCAGCCGCACCTCTTCATCCGCTACTACACCGCGGTCTCCGCCCGCACGATCAAGCTGCTGGGCGCGACGACGCCGATCTACCTCATGACGCTCTACATCCCGGCGGCGCTCGTGGGCCTCGGCGGTGCACTGGTGATGCCGGACATCGCGATTCCGGACCGGATCTTCCCGGAGATGCTCTTCGCGTACGCCCCGGCCTGGCTCACGGGCGCGATTCTGGCCGGCGCGACGGCGGCGGCGATGTCCACGCTCGACTCGATGCTGCATGCGAACATGACGGTGCTGACGCGCGATGTGTACCAGCGCTACATCCGCGCCGGCGCGAGCCAGAATCACTACATCCTCATCGGTCGGCTGATCGTCGTGGCGCTCCTCGCCGTCGGGTATTTCCTCTCCGTGAGCACGTTCGATTTCCTCGTGCAACTCGTGGCCCTGTCGGGTTCCGGGGCGCTGCAACTGATGCCGGCCGTCCTCGGGGTCTGCTTCCCGGGCCGACACCTGACGACGAAGGCCGGAGTGATCGCGGGCATCGGGGCGGGTCTCGCGACGCTGTGCGTCACGCTCATCTTCGTCCCCCATCCCCTGGGCCTGCACGGCGGCGTGTGGGGACTGCTGGTGAACTTCATCGTGACCTTCGTGGTGAGCCGGTTCACGCTTCCGCCGAGCGACGTGACCGTGTCGCGGATCCACGGCGCGGTCGAACGCTTCGTGTACGAGGGCGACCCCGCGTGA
- a CDS encoding amidohydrolase family protein, whose product MARPAAVFSLAIPIVSGCATDGGQDASDPYPAGPDAAVVIRADRILDGRGAVLTGRELVVRGGRIEAIAEAGATQGAVVYELPGATVLPGLIDTHVHLGWHFDATTGRLSSAESTETAGDRVLYAAENAWNMLASGVTTVQSLGGPEDVPVRDAIARGSLPGPRVLTSIEPITLASGGPEEIRARVDELASAGADVIKIFASASIRVGGTPTLSQEQLDAACGQARERGLRAVVHAHGPESARRSAFADCRQIEHGALLDRETLELLAERQLYYDPHTHLIFENYFVNQDRYLGIGNYTEDGFRQMRAAVPIALAAFREALDVEGLDIVFGTDAVAGAHGRNWTELVYRVREGGQDPMDAIVSATSLAAASLELEETVGTLAPGFEADVIAVAGDPTADIGALEHVVLVMRRGVVYRHRPLAGTP is encoded by the coding sequence ATGGCCCGCCCGGCCGCCGTGTTCAGCCTCGCGATCCCGATCGTGAGCGGGTGCGCGACGGACGGCGGGCAGGACGCTTCGGATCCGTACCCCGCCGGTCCCGACGCGGCCGTCGTGATCCGGGCGGACCGGATCCTCGACGGACGCGGTGCCGTGCTCACGGGCCGGGAACTCGTGGTGCGCGGCGGGCGGATCGAAGCCATCGCCGAGGCGGGGGCCACGCAGGGCGCCGTGGTATACGAACTTCCGGGGGCGACCGTGCTGCCGGGGCTCATCGACACGCACGTCCACCTCGGTTGGCACTTCGACGCGACGACGGGGCGGCTGAGCAGCGCGGAGTCGACGGAGACGGCGGGGGACCGCGTGCTTTATGCGGCCGAGAACGCCTGGAACATGCTCGCGAGCGGCGTCACGACGGTGCAGAGCCTGGGCGGACCCGAGGACGTGCCCGTCCGGGACGCGATCGCGCGCGGCTCGCTGCCGGGACCGCGGGTCCTCACGTCGATCGAGCCCATCACGCTCGCGAGCGGCGGACCGGAGGAAATCCGGGCCCGCGTGGACGAGCTGGCGTCGGCGGGCGCGGACGTGATCAAGATCTTCGCATCCGCCAGCATAAGGGTCGGCGGCACCCCCACTTTGAGCCAGGAGCAGCTCGACGCCGCCTGCGGCCAGGCGCGCGAGCGTGGCCTGCGCGCCGTGGTCCACGCTCACGGTCCCGAGAGCGCGCGGCGCTCGGCCTTCGCCGACTGCCGGCAGATCGAGCACGGCGCCCTCCTCGACCGCGAAACGCTCGAACTCCTGGCCGAACGCCAGCTCTACTACGATCCGCACACCCACCTGATCTTCGAGAACTACTTCGTGAATCAGGACCGCTACCTCGGCATCGGGAACTACACGGAAGACGGATTCCGTCAGATGCGCGCGGCGGTGCCGATCGCGCTCGCCGCCTTCCGCGAGGCGCTCGATGTCGAAGGGCTCGATATCGTGTTCGGCACCGACGCCGTGGCCGGAGCGCACGGGCGCAACTGGACGGAACTGGTGTACAGGGTGCGTGAGGGCGGACAGGACCCCATGGATGCCATCGTCTCGGCCACGAGCCTGGCGGCGGCTTCGCTCGAGCTCGAGGAGACGGTGGGCACGCTCGCGCCGGGGTTCGAGGCCGACGTGATCGCGGTGGCGGGGGATCCGACGGCCGATATCGGTGCCCTCGAGCATGTCGTACTCGTGATGCGGCGCGGAGTGGTCTACCGGCACCGGCCGCTCGCGGGGACTCCGTGA
- a CDS encoding zf-TFIIB domain-containing protein, with amino-acid sequence MSETRWPCPVCLGAKMEKTSLGTGAGDASGPLTLDHCARCGGMWFELGEVQRLRSERPESLWAQIPAREERHRAQCHSCRAFVDRDAPACAACGAKTRLNCPACDTRMLQVRQSSLTLDVCKRCKGVWFDHHELEAIWKMERDRLVARRGRDGAVARTADTGADVLFETLFWAPDLVFVGAHVAGHAVAAAAEAAPAALDAVGDAAASVFEAILEIVGGIFG; translated from the coding sequence GTGAGCGAGACGCGCTGGCCGTGTCCCGTATGTCTCGGGGCCAAGATGGAGAAGACGTCGCTCGGGACCGGGGCCGGAGACGCCTCGGGCCCGCTGACGCTCGACCATTGCGCCCGTTGCGGCGGCATGTGGTTCGAGTTGGGAGAGGTGCAGCGCCTCCGTTCCGAGCGGCCCGAGTCGCTGTGGGCGCAGATCCCGGCGCGGGAGGAGCGGCACCGGGCCCAGTGTCACTCCTGCCGCGCATTCGTGGACCGCGACGCGCCTGCATGCGCCGCGTGCGGGGCGAAGACCCGCCTGAACTGTCCCGCCTGCGACACGCGGATGCTGCAGGTCCGCCAATCGTCGCTGACGCTGGACGTTTGCAAGCGATGCAAGGGCGTATGGTTCGACCACCACGAACTCGAGGCGATCTGGAAGATGGAGAGGGACAGGCTCGTCGCGCGGCGGGGACGCGACGGCGCCGTCGCGCGCACCGCGGACACCGGCGCCGATGTCCTGTTCGAGACGCTCTTCTGGGCGCCGGACCTCGTCTTCGTGGGCGCGCACGTCGCCGGCCACGCCGTGGCGGCCGCTGCGGAAGCGGCGCCGGCCGCGCTCGACGCCGTCGGCGATGCGGCCGCCAGCGTGTTCGAAGCGATCCTCGAAATCGTCGGCGGCATCTTCGGCTGA